A single region of the Candidatus Protochlamydia amoebophila UWE25 genome encodes:
- the rnhC gene encoding ribonuclease HIII yields the protein MSSLPPFVTTLDLKLAEKLLKDLQQQGFSITIPAYTRFSASKKGLTCTLYTSGKLVVQGKEQAHFIEFYLEPEILESFGFSHPTTKIDLTPHIGIDESGKGDFFGPLCIAGVYIQANQFSKLQALGVKDSKTLSDKTIRQLASQIKNLCLYHIVKINPAKYNEIYQDFKNLNHLLAWGHATTIEQLILQSGCQTVIVDQFADEKVVLLALKRKKLDVNLTQRHRAEDDLAVAAASILARQAFIDGLEQLSKEIQIPLPKGSSSATQKAGKEVLRKWGEERLRSICKQHFKTLDAILGKVGK from the coding sequence ATGAGCAGTTTGCCTCCTTTCGTTACAACACTTGACTTAAAATTAGCAGAAAAATTGCTGAAAGATCTCCAACAACAAGGTTTTTCCATCACTATACCTGCCTATACTCGCTTTTCTGCCAGTAAAAAAGGATTAACATGTACTCTTTATACATCAGGGAAGTTAGTCGTCCAGGGCAAAGAGCAAGCTCATTTTATTGAGTTTTATCTTGAACCAGAAATTTTAGAGTCCTTTGGATTTAGCCATCCCACAACTAAAATAGATTTAACCCCACATATTGGAATTGATGAATCTGGAAAAGGAGATTTTTTTGGCCCTTTGTGTATTGCAGGTGTCTACATCCAGGCTAATCAATTTTCTAAATTACAAGCTTTGGGAGTCAAAGATTCCAAGACATTAAGTGATAAAACAATTAGACAATTAGCTTCTCAGATTAAAAATCTTTGCCTTTATCACATCGTCAAAATTAATCCGGCAAAATATAATGAAATTTATCAAGATTTCAAAAATTTAAATCATTTGTTGGCCTGGGGGCATGCCACGACTATTGAACAATTGATCCTTCAATCCGGCTGTCAAACAGTGATTGTTGACCAGTTTGCCGATGAAAAAGTAGTTTTATTGGCTTTAAAGCGAAAAAAATTAGATGTGAACCTCACTCAAAGGCATCGAGCAGAAGATGATTTAGCCGTCGCTGCCGCATCCATTTTAGCTAGACAAGCCTTTATTGATGGACTTGAACAACTAAGTAAAGAAATCCAAATTCCACTTCCTAAAGGAAGCTCTTCTGCCACACAAAAGGCTGGAAAAGAAGTATTAAGAAAATGGGGTGAAGAAAGATTAAGAAGCATCTGTAAGCAACATTTTAAAACTCTTGACGCAATTTTAGGTAAAGTCGGAAAATAG
- a CDS encoding helix-turn-helix domain-containing protein has translation MERKKNSLELDPVLQKEIKEIGEQLRQKRKQLKISLKEAENATSIRMVYLQALEEGEMEKLISPVYAQGFFKQYASFLGIDGESIIREKPYIFNRPEAQEFAYGIGTLEVRSNPGASVKWVPNVMWVLAFMGVLFAAWYVAKILGVL, from the coding sequence GTGGAACGTAAAAAAAATAGCTTGGAATTAGACCCAGTTCTCCAAAAAGAGATCAAAGAAATTGGAGAGCAATTAAGGCAAAAACGAAAACAATTAAAGATTTCTTTAAAAGAAGCTGAGAATGCAACTTCAATCAGAATGGTCTATTTACAAGCTTTAGAAGAAGGGGAGATGGAAAAATTAATTTCGCCCGTATATGCCCAAGGTTTTTTTAAACAATATGCTTCTTTTTTAGGAATTGATGGGGAATCTATTATCAGGGAAAAACCCTATATTTTTAATAGACCAGAAGCACAGGAATTTGCTTATGGAATTGGGACTTTAGAGGTCAGAAGTAACCCTGGTGCGAGTGTTAAATGGGTTCCTAATGTCATGTGGGTTTTGGCTTTTATGGGTGTTTTATTTGCTGCGTGGTATGTAGCTAAGATCTTGGGAGTTCTTTGA
- a CDS encoding DUF368 domain-containing protein has translation MPFKGVYLFFCGLCMGMADLIPGISGGTIAFIMGFYQALLESLKSFNTDTLKLLFTFQWSQFLKKTQWKFLLTLVSGIACSIIFFSGFLHWILSNETYRIYLYSLFLGLILASFVFCIRQVKKWSWLKVIALIIGLSIAYFLTDFTLSNSREGKYAVRVDLGSFPVELVNYDGKLLKNLSASDLSVLTAKKNITPTSLVFDRQGQVLGESRQFAKVHHVGFFDGWLIICGAIAVCALLLPGVSGSYLLVLLGVYPLIIASLADLVTGLKYLHIDQEAVLVLFNLLLGIVIGGFCFARIASALLKNYPDISIAVLSGFMIGALRSVWPFWTYKYLLAPLKLHKGPQLFLETPYFPSLSSFILIKSIVCIAIGFGVVLFVEYLSTFSTKA, from the coding sequence ATGCCTTTTAAGGGAGTTTATCTCTTTTTTTGCGGATTATGCATGGGAATGGCAGATTTGATTCCAGGAATTTCCGGTGGCACGATTGCTTTTATTATGGGATTTTATCAAGCTCTTTTAGAAAGCTTAAAAAGTTTTAATACCGATACTTTAAAACTTTTATTTACTTTTCAATGGAGTCAATTTCTGAAAAAAACACAGTGGAAATTTTTATTGACACTTGTCTCAGGGATTGCTTGCTCAATAATATTCTTTTCCGGTTTTCTGCATTGGATTCTTTCAAATGAAACTTACCGTATTTATCTTTATTCTCTTTTTCTTGGATTGATTTTAGCTTCTTTTGTTTTTTGTATTCGCCAGGTCAAAAAATGGTCTTGGCTCAAAGTGATCGCTCTGATTATTGGCTTGAGCATAGCTTACTTTTTAACAGATTTCACTCTTTCAAATAGCAGAGAAGGAAAATATGCTGTCAGAGTAGATTTAGGAAGTTTTCCCGTTGAACTTGTTAATTACGATGGAAAACTGCTTAAAAATTTATCAGCTTCGGATTTAAGTGTACTAACAGCGAAAAAAAACATTACTCCTACTTCTCTTGTTTTTGATAGGCAAGGTCAAGTTCTCGGAGAAAGCCGGCAATTTGCTAAAGTTCATCATGTTGGTTTTTTTGATGGTTGGTTAATTATCTGTGGAGCGATTGCTGTATGTGCTTTGCTTTTACCGGGAGTGTCGGGAAGTTATTTGTTAGTGCTTCTGGGAGTGTATCCATTGATTATCGCCTCATTAGCAGATTTAGTGACGGGTTTGAAATATTTACATATAGATCAAGAAGCTGTTTTGGTGCTTTTCAATCTTTTGCTTGGGATTGTGATAGGAGGGTTTTGTTTTGCAAGAATAGCAAGCGCACTTTTAAAAAATTATCCAGATATCAGTATCGCTGTTCTTTCAGGTTTCATGATTGGAGCCTTGCGCTCGGTTTGGCCTTTTTGGACTTATAAGTATCTATTAGCTCCTTTAAAGCTTCATAAAGGGCCTCAACTGTTTTTAGAAACTCCTTATTTCCCTTCCTTGTCTTCATTTATTTTGATAAAGTCTATTGTTTGTATAGCCATAGGATTTGGAGTCGTTCTTTTTGTAGAATACCTTTCCACTTTTTCGACTAAAGCTTAA
- the truA gene encoding tRNA pseudouridine(38-40) synthase TruA yields MQNIKLKIAYDGQAYFGWQKTPAGPSVEKTLQNSLEQILQHTISLQAASRTDKGVHARGQIVNFLTTKSITDLQKFILSLNSLLPTDLRILSAEKMPSTFHPTLNCVAKEYCYYICYDFVQLPEYRPYSWHCPFPLMLGKMTQAISVLIGEHDFSAFCNFKKNVNYTDYIRRVQAIHLEVLNHKRLCIRIKGNHFLYKMVRNIVGTLIYIGKGKLMVEDIPSILQSQDRKMAGVTAPAHGLFLQTVLY; encoded by the coding sequence ATGCAAAATATTAAATTGAAGATTGCTTATGATGGACAGGCGTATTTTGGCTGGCAAAAAACTCCTGCCGGCCCAAGCGTTGAAAAAACGCTTCAAAACAGTTTGGAACAAATACTGCAACATACAATTTCTTTGCAGGCAGCAAGCCGTACAGACAAAGGTGTACATGCACGAGGGCAAATAGTCAATTTTTTAACAACAAAGTCTATTACAGATCTACAAAAATTTATTCTCAGTTTAAATAGTTTGCTTCCTACAGATTTACGTATCTTATCGGCAGAAAAAATGCCTTCGACTTTTCATCCCACTTTAAATTGTGTCGCCAAGGAATATTGTTATTATATTTGTTATGATTTTGTTCAACTTCCTGAATACCGTCCCTATTCTTGGCATTGCCCTTTCCCTCTTATGTTAGGAAAAATGACACAAGCTATTTCTGTACTTATTGGCGAACATGACTTTTCTGCTTTTTGTAATTTTAAAAAAAATGTTAACTATACAGATTATATTCGACGTGTCCAAGCAATTCACCTGGAAGTCCTGAATCATAAACGTCTTTGCATTCGTATTAAAGGCAATCATTTTTTATACAAAATGGTGCGAAATATTGTGGGTACTTTAATTTATATAGGAAAGGGAAAGCTAATGGTAGAAGATATCCCTTCAATCCTTCAGTCTCAAGATCGAAAAATGGCTGGTGTGACAGCCCCCGCACACGGACTTTTTCTTCAAACAGTCCTTTATTAA
- a CDS encoding MarC family protein, with product MNIFNIALVLFFIMDPIGNISSYQTMVKELDRRHQSKIIFREMLIALVAMIFFNYIGEFIFDFLDLSETTVRLSSGIILFLIAIKILFTANDSPRANLPQGEPFIFPLAIPLIAGPGLMATIMLYAHLEPYQSIMLASILIAWTLSVIILYFSKKIKSFLGESGLMASERMIGMVLVLIAVQRFLEGILLFWTTQPNPT from the coding sequence ATGAATATCTTTAACATTGCACTTGTTCTTTTTTTTATCATGGACCCTATTGGGAATATTTCTTCTTATCAAACCATGGTCAAAGAGCTCGATCGTAGACATCAATCTAAAATTATTTTTAGAGAAATGCTCATAGCTCTTGTCGCAATGATTTTTTTTAATTATATAGGAGAGTTTATTTTTGATTTTCTCGATTTATCAGAAACAACCGTGCGTCTTTCTTCAGGGATTATTTTATTTCTGATTGCTATCAAGATTCTTTTTACTGCAAATGATAGCCCACGAGCCAACCTTCCTCAAGGGGAGCCATTCATTTTTCCTTTAGCCATTCCACTGATTGCTGGGCCTGGTTTAATGGCAACCATTATGTTATATGCTCATCTTGAACCTTACCAATCCATTATGCTAGCATCAATCTTGATCGCTTGGACTTTGTCTGTAATCATCCTGTATTTTTCAAAGAAAATCAAATCTTTCTTAGGGGAAAGTGGATTGATGGCCAGTGAGAGAATGATTGGAATGGTGCTCGTTTTGATTGCAGTTCAAAGATTTTTAGAAGGCATTTTACTTTTTTGGACTACACAACCCAATCCGACTTGA
- a CDS encoding MarC family protein, with translation MSVIQLAMIFFIVTNPIGNCPTIITLIKDYSIKQQQKILFRESIFSMILAILFLFLGEIFLTSFQIQNYALTISGGILLFIVALKMIFSDRLKTKTDTPKQAPFIVPIATPLLSGAGLLTMIMLYSKEEANDLKMLCAILLAWVGITTVLVTAPYLQIFLGKRGLAALEQLTGMLLAMIAIQMIVQGSGLFLTLLFAV, from the coding sequence GTGTCTGTTATTCAACTTGCGATGATTTTTTTTATTGTCACTAATCCTATCGGCAACTGCCCTACCATTATTACCCTTATTAAAGACTATTCAATTAAGCAACAGCAAAAGATCTTATTTCGTGAATCGATATTTTCGATGATTTTAGCGATTCTTTTTCTATTTTTAGGCGAGATATTCCTTACAAGTTTTCAAATTCAAAACTATGCTTTGACAATTAGCGGAGGCATTCTTCTTTTCATTGTCGCCCTTAAAATGATTTTTTCTGATCGTTTGAAAACGAAAACGGATACACCCAAACAAGCCCCATTTATTGTTCCTATCGCCACCCCTCTTTTATCAGGTGCTGGACTCCTTACAATGATCATGCTTTATTCCAAAGAAGAAGCTAACGACTTAAAAATGTTATGTGCCATTTTGCTAGCATGGGTTGGAATTACTACCGTCTTAGTCACAGCCCCTTATTTACAAATATTTCTCGGTAAACGTGGTCTAGCAGCCTTAGAACAATTAACGGGGATGTTACTTGCCATGATCGCCATTCAAATGATCGTTCAAGGATCTGGTTTGTTTTTAACTCTTCTATTCGCTGTTTAA
- a CDS encoding LL-diaminopimelate aminotransferase: protein MVKRNVHLTKLQSGYLFPEINRRKNEFLKKHPSAQLINLGIGDTTQPIPLYISEAMQNFAKQLASEKTYRGYGTEQGSILLREAIAEQYYQGKIDPQEVFVSDGSKCDVGRLQILFGSDATIAVQNPTYPAYVDTGVINGQASFFQTSTKQYQRITYMSCLPENNFFPDLANLPKTDLIYFCSPNNPTGSAATNEQLRELVQFAKKRQSIIIFDAAYASFVRSSHIPRSIYEIEGAKEVAIEVGSFSKMIGFTGVRLGWSVVPKQLRFEDGHSVQQDWERIVCTFFNGASNIAQAGGLAALQKEGLQAIDELSSYYMKNSNILKKAFEECGYKVYGGENVPYLWVHFPQLTSWEAFEILLKQSQLVSVPGSGFGSAGEGFLRFSAFGKQSDITVALPRIKHALLKIKPTVY, encoded by the coding sequence ATGGTTAAGCGTAATGTGCATTTGACAAAACTCCAATCAGGGTATTTATTTCCAGAAATCAATCGAAGGAAAAATGAATTTTTAAAAAAACATCCTTCCGCTCAATTAATTAATTTAGGCATCGGTGACACTACGCAACCCATCCCTCTTTATATTTCTGAAGCGATGCAAAATTTTGCCAAACAATTAGCCTCAGAAAAAACTTACAGAGGTTATGGAACAGAACAGGGTTCGATACTTCTTAGAGAAGCGATTGCTGAGCAGTATTACCAAGGCAAAATTGATCCTCAAGAAGTTTTTGTTTCAGACGGATCTAAATGTGATGTGGGTCGTTTGCAAATCCTTTTTGGATCAGATGCAACTATCGCCGTACAAAATCCTACTTATCCTGCTTATGTAGATACCGGTGTGATTAATGGGCAAGCATCCTTCTTTCAAACATCTACTAAACAATATCAGAGAATAACTTATATGAGTTGTTTACCTGAAAACAATTTTTTTCCTGACTTAGCAAATTTACCAAAAACAGATTTGATTTATTTTTGTTCTCCTAATAATCCAACGGGCAGTGCTGCAACAAACGAACAATTAAGGGAATTAGTTCAATTTGCCAAAAAGCGCCAATCTATCATTATTTTCGATGCTGCTTATGCAAGCTTCGTCAGAAGTTCACATATCCCTCGTTCAATCTATGAAATTGAAGGGGCGAAAGAAGTGGCCATTGAAGTAGGCTCTTTTTCTAAAATGATTGGGTTCACAGGTGTTCGCTTGGGTTGGAGTGTTGTTCCAAAACAACTGCGTTTTGAAGATGGTCATTCAGTTCAACAAGATTGGGAGCGAATTGTCTGCACTTTTTTTAATGGCGCCTCAAATATTGCCCAAGCAGGAGGATTAGCCGCCCTACAAAAAGAGGGATTGCAAGCCATTGACGAACTTTCCAGCTATTATATGAAGAATAGCAATATCCTTAAAAAAGCTTTTGAAGAGTGTGGATATAAGGTGTATGGAGGAGAAAATGTTCCTTATCTATGGGTTCATTTTCCACAACTAACGTCTTGGGAAGCTTTTGAAATCCTACTTAAACAATCGCAACTTGTCAGCGTCCCAGGTAGTGGATTTGGATCGGCTGGAGAAGGGTTTTTGCGCTTTAGTGCTTTTGGTAAACAATCTGACATTACTGTCGCTTTGCCCAGAATCAAACATGCTTTATTGAAGATTAAGCCTACAGTTTACTGA
- the dapA gene encoding 4-hydroxy-tetrahydrodipicolinate synthase has protein sequence MYLKGLYTALITPFTPTGQLDEEGLKKLIQIQLHHQVDGVVVLGTTGESPTLTQIEKRRIIEIALEEIQGRIKVIVGTGSYSTQQAIEQTLQAKQMGADAALIVTPYYNKPTQEGIFKHFEAINQAVSFPICLYNIQGRTGQNIQTHTLKRISTLSSIIGVKETSGDINQIMDVIEAFRQSHPNFAILSGDDALTLPMIALGGHGIISVVSNLVPAAMKSLVNAALNGNFKKARIIHNQLYSFIKAAFIETNPIPIKAALSLSKLPAGSCRLPLCDLSQNHSQKLAQILNELPQEWISHG, from the coding sequence ATGTATTTAAAAGGTCTTTATACAGCCTTAATTACCCCTTTTACCCCAACTGGTCAATTAGATGAAGAAGGGTTAAAAAAGCTTATTCAGATTCAACTTCACCATCAAGTAGATGGGGTTGTCGTCTTAGGAACAACTGGGGAATCCCCTACGTTAACACAAATTGAAAAAAGACGGATTATTGAAATAGCATTAGAAGAAATTCAAGGCCGAATAAAAGTGATTGTTGGCACTGGAAGCTATTCAACGCAACAAGCAATTGAACAAACTCTTCAAGCCAAACAAATGGGTGCTGATGCTGCGTTGATTGTCACCCCTTATTATAATAAACCAACTCAAGAAGGAATATTCAAACACTTTGAAGCGATTAATCAAGCAGTCTCTTTTCCGATTTGTCTCTATAACATTCAAGGTCGAACGGGACAAAATATTCAAACGCATACGCTTAAACGAATCAGCACTCTTTCTTCGATTATTGGCGTAAAAGAAACATCCGGAGATATCAATCAAATCATGGATGTCATCGAAGCGTTTCGCCAATCTCATCCTAACTTTGCTATTTTATCTGGTGATGATGCTTTAACTCTTCCTATGATTGCTTTGGGAGGGCATGGCATTATTTCTGTTGTCAGCAATTTAGTTCCTGCCGCAATGAAATCTCTAGTGAATGCGGCACTAAATGGAAATTTCAAAAAAGCACGAATAATACATAACCAACTTTATTCTTTCATCAAAGCTGCTTTTATCGAAACCAATCCGATTCCGATTAAAGCGGCCTTATCTTTAAGTAAACTGCCAGCAGGTTCCTGCCGTCTCCCTTTATGTGATCTCAGTCAGAATCATTCCCAAAAGCTAGCTCAAATTCTTAATGAACTTCCTCAAGAGTGGATCTCTCATGGTTAA
- a CDS encoding 4-hydroxy-tetrahydrodipicolinate reductase, whose protein sequence is MKIGLLGYGKIGKLIEKIALEKGHEIIAIITREDNDFQKKLEQVDVLIDFSHPEVVLDHINWSIILNKPIVIGTTGWEDQLEQAREQIQKSTTSCLYSPNFLIGVQLFKQIVSYAAQLIRPFEEFDIAGVELHHNKKLDTPSGTAKALIKNIQEVLPHYSLKFSSIRCGHMPGTHTLYFDSPTDTIILTHEARNREGFAMGAIKAAEWLKDKQGFFTIEDLVF, encoded by the coding sequence ATGAAAATTGGTTTATTGGGATATGGAAAGATCGGGAAATTAATTGAAAAAATAGCTTTGGAAAAAGGACATGAAATCATTGCTATTATCACACGTGAGGATAACGATTTTCAAAAAAAATTAGAGCAGGTAGACGTATTAATTGACTTTAGTCATCCCGAGGTTGTTTTGGATCATATCAATTGGAGTATTATCTTAAATAAACCTATTGTCATTGGAACGACAGGATGGGAAGATCAATTAGAGCAAGCGCGTGAACAAATTCAAAAAAGTACGACCAGTTGCTTGTATTCGCCTAATTTCTTAATTGGTGTTCAATTATTTAAACAAATAGTCTCTTATGCAGCTCAATTAATCCGTCCTTTTGAAGAATTTGATATTGCTGGAGTCGAGCTTCATCATAACAAAAAATTAGATACACCGTCAGGAACCGCAAAAGCCTTAATTAAAAACATCCAAGAAGTTTTACCCCACTATTCATTGAAATTTAGTAGCATTCGATGCGGACATATGCCTGGTACGCATACCCTTTATTTTGATAGCCCAACGGATACAATTATCCTCACTCATGAAGCAAGAAATCGCGAAGGTTTTGCTATGGGAGCCATCAAAGCAGCTGAATGGTTGAAAGATAAACAAGGTTTTTTTACCATTGAAGATTTAGTATTTTAG
- a CDS encoding phospholipase D-like domain-containing protein: MSKKQTTPIFKLSKLKKSSISSLLALLVFAIYQFLSDEKQVTSPSRNQEIAYTTPASIPVTSDTIQFYSNQTEDDLTQLYLSTIQNAKQSITFSIYSLMNPEVIQALNQKVDEGISVHIVCDAKASVGISRKIPKASIVKRISAGLMHQKILIVDKEKILLGSANMTTDSLNVHGNLVFAFEHPFLGQALFEKTLSMDEEGNSKKLMHCQAQLGQQNLELWILPDDQQAVNRILQLIQSAKKTIKVAMFTWTRSDLTQELIQAAKRGVKVEVVIDRYSGKGASAKVVNSLANAGIPIRLSTGQGLLHHKFAYIDEDTLINGSANWTQSAFKVNDDCFVVLTSLLPQQKMKMNQLWSAINKKSEKVSINKKKGQK; encoded by the coding sequence ATGTCCAAAAAACAAACTACACCTATTTTTAAATTATCCAAATTAAAGAAATCTTCAATCAGTAGCTTACTTGCCTTACTTGTATTTGCTATCTATCAATTTTTGTCCGATGAAAAGCAAGTAACTTCCCCTTCTCGCAACCAAGAAATTGCTTATACTACCCCAGCTTCTATTCCTGTTACTTCTGATACCATTCAGTTTTATTCCAACCAAACGGAAGATGACTTAACACAACTTTATCTTTCTACTATTCAAAATGCTAAACAGTCAATTACCTTTTCGATTTATTCATTGATGAATCCCGAAGTGATTCAAGCTCTTAATCAAAAAGTAGACGAAGGAATTTCCGTTCATATTGTTTGTGACGCCAAAGCTTCTGTTGGAATTTCTCGAAAAATCCCCAAAGCCTCTATCGTGAAAAGAATTTCTGCTGGGTTAATGCATCAAAAAATCTTAATCGTAGATAAAGAAAAAATTTTATTGGGTTCTGCTAACATGACAACCGATTCCTTGAATGTTCATGGAAACTTAGTTTTTGCTTTTGAACATCCTTTTCTTGGCCAGGCTTTGTTTGAAAAAACATTGAGTATGGATGAAGAGGGAAATAGTAAAAAACTCATGCATTGCCAAGCGCAGCTAGGTCAACAAAACCTAGAGCTTTGGATCCTTCCAGATGATCAACAAGCGGTTAATCGCATTTTGCAGTTAATTCAATCTGCAAAAAAAACTATTAAAGTCGCAATGTTTACCTGGACAAGATCTGATTTAACTCAAGAGCTTATCCAGGCAGCAAAACGTGGCGTCAAAGTGGAAGTCGTGATTGATCGTTATTCGGGAAAAGGAGCTAGCGCAAAAGTTGTAAATTCGCTAGCCAATGCAGGAATTCCTATTCGATTGAGCACGGGCCAAGGTCTATTACATCATAAATTTGCTTATATAGATGAGGATACTTTAATTAATGGCTCCGCTAATTGGACACAATCGGCTTTTAAAGTCAATGATGACTGTTTTGTTGTTTTAACTTCCTTGTTACCTCAGCAAAAAATGAAAATGAATCAATTGTGGAGTGCTATTAATAAAAAATCAGAAAAAGTCTCAATAAATAAAAAAAAGGGCCAAAAATGA
- a CDS encoding ATP-dependent RecD-like DNA helicase, giving the protein MEQICGYVERLTFHNSENGYTVAQLQQPKQSELTCIVGCMPGIQPGETIRCNGNWKTHLIHGRQFEISSFRVEAPADILGIKKYLGSGLIKGIGPKYATRIVDIFGIDTLKIIEESPQRLLEIEGLGTKRVEKIQACWIEQKSIRDVMIFLQGHGVSPAFAQKIFKKYGSQSILKLKDNPYCLARDIFGVGFKTADTVAQKMGISKDSEQRIGAGIEYVLSQLSGDGHVCYPVDEFLKEAETHLEVKADLIEKRLEGLQSEERIILAQLIHEGKKRDFIWIKPLFIAETGIARELKRLKNGVSTFRSINKEKAVEWVQAQLKIELAPNQKEAVAKAISTKLHIITGGPGTGKSTITNAILQITAILTQKILLAAPTGRAAKRMSEITKRKASTIHSLLEYDFKSTGGFKRNRENPLDCDLIIIDEASMIDTFLMYSLLKALPDHTRVIFVGDIHQLPSVGPGNVLSDMITSLTISVTTLKEIFRQAAGSHIITNAHRVNKGMFPSLYNGQNSDFFFIECQENEEVLNTIVKLVSQRLPNRYGFNPNQDIQVLAPMKKGLIGTEHLNQSLQMILNPKEHALFRGGQKFQVGDKVMQIRNDYQKEVFNGDIGYILNIDSEEQQVLIQFEDKEVVYDYTDLDELILAYAISVHKFQGSECPCVVMPVHTSHFMLLHRNLLYTGITRGKKLVVLVGTKKALAIAVKKDDVQKRYTSLQNALMEII; this is encoded by the coding sequence ATGGAACAAATCTGCGGTTACGTTGAAAGATTGACATTTCATAATTCAGAAAATGGATATACCGTTGCACAGCTCCAACAACCAAAACAAAGTGAATTAACTTGCATTGTTGGATGTATGCCAGGTATTCAGCCAGGAGAAACGATTCGCTGTAACGGAAACTGGAAAACGCATCTCATTCATGGAAGACAATTTGAAATATCTAGTTTTCGAGTCGAAGCGCCCGCCGATATTTTAGGGATCAAGAAATATTTAGGGTCTGGCTTGATTAAAGGAATTGGACCGAAATACGCCACTCGCATTGTAGATATTTTTGGAATAGACACTCTAAAAATTATTGAAGAGTCTCCCCAAAGGCTATTAGAAATTGAAGGACTGGGAACCAAACGAGTTGAAAAAATTCAAGCCTGTTGGATCGAACAAAAATCGATTCGAGATGTAATGATTTTTCTTCAAGGGCATGGCGTTAGTCCAGCGTTTGCTCAAAAAATTTTCAAAAAATATGGTTCGCAAAGCATTTTAAAACTTAAAGATAATCCTTATTGCTTGGCTCGAGATATTTTTGGAGTGGGCTTTAAAACTGCTGATACAGTTGCTCAAAAAATGGGCATTTCTAAAGATTCAGAGCAAAGAATTGGAGCAGGAATTGAGTATGTTTTATCTCAATTATCGGGAGATGGACATGTTTGCTATCCGGTCGATGAGTTTTTAAAAGAGGCTGAAACTCATTTAGAAGTAAAGGCAGATTTGATTGAAAAAAGACTCGAAGGGCTTCAAAGTGAAGAAAGGATTATACTCGCTCAATTAATTCATGAAGGAAAAAAACGGGACTTTATTTGGATCAAGCCATTATTTATTGCCGAAACAGGAATTGCACGAGAACTTAAAAGACTCAAAAATGGAGTCAGTACCTTTCGCTCAATTAATAAAGAAAAAGCTGTGGAATGGGTACAGGCACAATTAAAAATTGAATTAGCTCCTAATCAAAAAGAAGCCGTTGCCAAAGCAATTTCGACAAAATTACATATTATTACAGGTGGCCCAGGAACAGGGAAAAGCACTATTACAAATGCAATTTTACAGATCACTGCGATTCTAACTCAAAAAATTTTGTTAGCAGCTCCAACAGGAAGAGCAGCTAAACGAATGAGCGAAATTACCAAACGAAAAGCCTCTACGATTCACAGCCTTCTGGAATATGATTTCAAATCAACAGGAGGTTTTAAACGAAATCGAGAAAATCCTTTAGATTGCGACTTAATCATCATCGATGAAGCCAGCATGATTGATACGTTTTTAATGTACAGCCTTTTAAAAGCGCTACCCGACCACACGCGAGTGATTTTTGTTGGGGATATTCACCAATTGCCGAGCGTAGGACCGGGTAACGTCTTAAGTGACATGATTACGTCTCTTACCATCTCTGTAACGACATTAAAAGAAATTTTTAGACAAGCGGCAGGTTCTCACATTATTACAAATGCCCATCGAGTCAATAAAGGAATGTTTCCCAGCCTTTATAATGGACAAAACAGTGACTTTTTCTTTATCGAATGTCAGGAAAATGAAGAAGTTTTAAATACTATAGTCAAATTGGTCTCCCAAAGACTTCCTAATCGCTATGGATTTAATCCTAATCAAGATATTCAAGTATTGGCCCCCATGAAAAAAGGGTTAATTGGCACAGAACACCTCAATCAATCCCTACAAATGATTCTTAATCCAAAAGAACACGCTCTTTTTAGAGGAGGGCAAAAATTTCAAGTGGGTGATAAAGTCATGCAAATTCGCAATGACTATCAAAAAGAAGTTTTTAATGGAGATATTGGTTATATTCTCAACATTGATTCAGAAGAACAGCAAGTTTTAATTCAATTTGAAGATAAAGAAGTTGTTTACGATTATACTGATTTAGATGAATTGATTTTAGCTTACGCTATTTCCGTTCATAAATTCCAAGGAAGCGAGTGTCCTTGCGTTGTCATGCCAGTTCATACAAGTCATTTTATGTTACTTCATCGCAATTTACTTTATACAGGCATTACACGTGGAAAAAAACTTGTTGTTTTGGTTGGCACTAAAAAAGCTTTAGCAATTGCTGTTAAAAAAGATGATGTTCAAAAAAGATATACTAGCCTTCAAAATGCTTTAATGGAAATTATTTAA